The proteins below are encoded in one region of Lytechinus pictus isolate F3 Inbred chromosome 11, Lp3.0, whole genome shotgun sequence:
- the LOC129272061 gene encoding EF-hand calcium-binding domain-containing protein 14-like, giving the protein MCVPLVMFILTMGCMVITGGLIWMHFNLKQDLDNLRKTLEKVEIKADSASSQEKTIVSLETGLERLGSFPEKVDIADIKINILNKSLSDIQKRQDELDSLKTRIESLEGKASSTSAAELQQNVAELGSEIEDLKGKHDEQEMKIAGYEQKITELMSEVNTLKSQVALLQNPPSTPPSPEVAPPTTSSATTRHSTPAEPATGSGSSISDPHFIEIQEEISRIWAAVHEVQSTASNLSREHDEVVSSLSQFRQMLQNSSVNTQSSVPTVASHSSSSPQSIQTGQFDLAQMKADIELLKEEYNKSIVSMPVTDIIPVGDSSSLNTTGMRLLTERVTRLEERVNELKPVDSNPDLLNINVTNSMQMLLERSLQQFKDENIADVSALQEGLAAASSFDDEVGTRIASIQDQISTLQRETCKCTSTTSSPAEGALPLITSSSTISPVERTGGSR; this is encoded by the exons ATGTGTGTACCTCTTGTCATGTTCATCTTAACGATGGGCTGTATGGTCATCACAGGAGGATTAATCTGGATGCATTTTAACCTCAAACAAGATCTAGATAACCTCAGAAAAACACTGGAAAAAG TTGAGATAAAAGCTGATAGTGCTTCATCACAAGAGAAGACTATTGTTAGCCTAGAAACTGGGCTGGAAAGATTGGGCTCTTTCCCAGAAAAAGTAGATATTGCAGATATCAAA ATTAATATATTAAACAAGTCCTTGAGTGATATACAAAAAAGACAAGATGAATTGGATTCATTAAAAACTAGGATAGAAAGTCTTGAGGGTAAAGCATCGTCTACATCAGCAGCTGAACTTCAACAG AATGTTGCTGAGCTAGGCAGTGAAATTGAGGATCTCAAAGGAAAACATGATGAGCAGGAAATGAAAATAGCTGGTTATGAACAAAAGATAACAGAATTAATG AGTGAAGTAAATACTTTAAAGAGCCAAGTAGCCCTTTTACAAAATCCACCCAGCACTCCACCAAGCCCGGAGGTAGCCCCACCAACCACATCAAGTGCCACTACCAGACATTCTACCCCAGCAGAACCTGCAACAGGCTCAGGCAGCTCTATATCAGATCCAcattttattgaaattcaagag GAGATCTCAAGAATATGGGCTGCAGTCCATGAAGTCCAGAGCACTGCTTCCAATCTATCAAGAGAGCATGATGAAGTAGTTTCCTCATTGTCTCAGTTTAGACAAATGCTACAGAACAGTTCAGTTAATACTCAGTCTTCTGTACCAACGGTGGCGAGCCATTCAAGCTCTTCACCACAAAGTATTCAGACTGGCCAGTTTGATCTGGCACAAATgaaagcagatattgaacttctG AAGGAAGAATACAATAAGAGCATTGTATCAATGCCAGTAACAGACATCATTCCTGTAGGAGACTCCAGCAGTTTAAATACAACAGGGATGCGTTTATTAACTGAGAGGGTGACACGACTAGAGGAGAGGGTCAATGAG CTCAAACCAGTAGACAGCAACCCTGATCTACTGAACATCAATGTGACCAACAGCATGCAGATGCTACTAGAACGCTCCTTACAACAATTCAAGGATGAGAACATTGCCGATGTCTCCGCGCTTCAGGAAGGTCTAGCGGCTGCAAGCTCGTTTGATGACGAGGTTGGGACTAGGATTGCATCAATCCAGGACCAGATCAGTACATTACAAAGAGAGACCTGCAAATGTACATCCACGACTTCCTCACCAGCAGAAG GAGCTTTACCACTCATCACGTCATCGAGTACAATATCTCCAGTAGAAAGAACAGGTGGCAGCAGATAA